Below is a genomic region from Pseudomonas svalbardensis.
AGTCGCTGGCGTAGACCTTGTTTTCAGTGCCCACGGAGGTGGCGTTCAGCACATGGCTATCGCCCTTCTGGTAGGTGAAGTGCACGTTGCCGGTACCTTGTTGGTACAGCGCCAGGGTCGAGCCGACGGATTCGAACTGGTCGGTGTAGATCGCGTTGAGGTCGCCGACTTGCAGCACCTGGGCGACGTTGTTTTCGCCGAAGCTCTGGTCGACCACAGTCTCGTTGGTTTTCCCGTACTGGTTGACGGTGGCCTCGCTGGCGGTTTGCCCGCCTTGCCAGACTTCGGCGCCGTTGAAGTCGCCGAACTGGTTGATGGTCACGGTGCCGCCGTTGCCATCGCGCTGGTCGCCATAGGCGTAGTTGCCTTCGCCCGCCTGGTTGAGATTGATCTGGCCGCCCATGTGGGCGATTTGTTCGGCGGTGGCGTAGTTGGCGGTGCCGTACTGGATGATCACTGCGTTGTTGGCAGTGCCCAGTTGGATCTGTTCGATATTGGCCTCGTTGCCGTCACCAAACTGGAAGGTTTGAGCTTGGGTGCCTTCCTGAGTGTCCTGATAAATGAACGAGAAGTTGCCGGTGCCTTGCTGTTGTTGCAGCGCTTCGTTGCCGCCCACGCCTATCGACTGGCTGGCGTGGCTGGTGTTGGAGCTGCCGACCTGTTGCTGGGTGATGGTGCTGCCGTTTTCGAACAGTTGCTCGGCGTAACCGGCGTTGTAGTCGCCGAGTTGATCCTGGGTGATGGTGCTGGTGGCGTTGTCTTGCACCGCTGCGGCATCGTTGCTCTCGCCGTATTGTTGTTGGGTGGCGGTACTGAACGGGGCCGCGGTCTGTTTCACGTCGGCGATGTTGGCGGTACCGACCTGGTCCTGGGTGGAAACGCTGTCGTCGGCCATCGCCTGGGCACTGACTAGGACCAGGATGGCGGCGGTGAGGGGCGTCAGTTTGAACATGATGAAACCTCCAAGTGTTGCAGTGCTTTAGCGGTATTGTTTGACCGAAACGCTCATGCCGTTTCCCGACTGGGTCACGGCGCTTGAAAGCCCCGTGCCGGCCTGGTCGATGCTGGCGTCGTTGTTGTTGCCGTTCTGGGAAATCTGCGCGCGGTTGTGGCTGCCGTTTTGTGTGATTGAGGCGGCGTTGCCACTGCCTTGCTGAGTGATCATTGCCATCAGGTCGCTGCCTTGTTGCAGGATGTAGGCTTCCTGATGACTGCCCGACTGGACGATGCGACCGAGCAGCGACTGGCCGTTCTGTTGCAGCAGCGCAACGTTGGCCTGTCCGTTCTGATCGATCAGTGCTTGCTGGCCAATCGGTGGTGGTAACTCGCCGAGGTCGGCGCCGGGGGCCAGGTCGTCGTTCTCCATCAAATCGTCGGCGCGCGCGCCCGCACTGCTGCAAAGCAGAAGCAGGCAGAGCAGGGCGGCGGTCGAGGTTTTCATGGCTGCGTCCTTTGTGAAGAGGCCGGCCCCACCCACCGAATCGGCGGGAGGGGCGAGGGCTCAGTTGGAGATCACCGACACCGTGCGCACGGTGCCTTGGGACGAGGTGATGGTCGCAGTCGGGTTAGCCGACGGGATCACCGTGGTGCTGTTGCTCACCGTCAACCGCCAGCGACCGGTCACCGGCACCGTGGTGGTGCCCAGGGTTACGAGCCCTGTCGGGGTGCTGACCTGCACGGTGATGGTGTTGCCAGTAATCACCGATGAGGTGCCCGCAAAGTCCCAGGTGAAGCGGT
It encodes:
- a CDS encoding curlin, with the protein product MKTSTAALLCLLLLCSSAGARADDLMENDDLAPGADLGELPPPIGQQALIDQNGQANVALLQQNGQSLLGRIVQSGSHQEAYILQQGSDLMAMITQQGSGNAASITQNGSHNRAQISQNGNNNDASIDQAGTGLSSAVTQSGNGMSVSVKQYR
- a CDS encoding curlin — translated: MFKLTPLTAAILVLVSAQAMADDSVSTQDQVGTANIADVKQTAAPFSTATQQQYGESNDAAAVQDNATSTITQDQLGDYNAGYAEQLFENGSTITQQQVGSSNTSHASQSIGVGGNEALQQQQGTGNFSFIYQDTQEGTQAQTFQFGDGNEANIEQIQLGTANNAVIIQYGTANYATAEQIAHMGGQINLNQAGEGNYAYGDQRDGNGGTVTINQFGDFNGAEVWQGGQTASEATVNQYGKTNETVVDQSFGENNVAQVLQVGDLNAIYTDQFESVGSTLALYQQGTGNVHFTYQKGDSHVLNATSVGTENKVYASDWKGPEKGGQFGSNQRATVNQNGTNNTANFTQNGIGHLMTTSQTGTGNKTTVKQAENYNELYFDQNGSDNILIADQRGTTNLAQGSSTGIGNTTNFDQSGTMNVAYVTQGGTGNIATVTQSGMTQTATVQQLGSDNRATVLQQ